A section of the Clostridium felsineum DSM 794 genome encodes:
- the rplW gene encoding 50S ribosomal protein L23: MYTNSHDIIRKPVITEKSMADMADKKYTFIVDPHANKVQIKRAIEEVFGVKVEKVNTSNILGKTKRVGVHVGKRADFKKAMVKLTEDSKAIEFFEGMQ; encoded by the coding sequence ATGTATACAAATAGCCATGATATAATTAGAAAACCTGTTATAACTGAAAAAAGTATGGCTGATATGGCAGATAAAAAATACACCTTTATAGTAGATCCACATGCAAACAAAGTTCAAATAAAAAGAGCAATCGAAGAAGTTTTCGGAGTAAAAGTTGAGAAGGTTAATACTTCAAACATACTTGGAAAAACAAAACGAGTTGGAGTGCATGTTGGTAAAAGAGCTGATTTCAAAAAAGCTATGGTTAAATTAACAGAAGATAGCAAAGCAATCGAGTTCTTTGAAGGAATGCAATAA
- the rplN gene encoding 50S ribosomal protein L14 — MIQAQTMLKVADNSGAKEIMCVRVLGGSKRKWGNIGDIIVASVKSATPGGVVKKGEVVKAVVVRSAKGLRRPDGSYIKFDENAAVLIKDDKQPRGTRIFGPVARELRDKDFNKILSLAPEVL, encoded by the coding sequence ATGATACAAGCACAAACTATGTTAAAAGTTGCAGATAATTCTGGAGCTAAGGAAATAATGTGTGTTAGAGTATTAGGTGGTTCCAAGAGAAAATGGGGAAACATTGGTGATATAATAGTTGCTAGCGTTAAAAGTGCAACACCAGGTGGTGTTGTTAAAAAGGGTGAAGTTGTTAAGGCAGTTGTAGTAAGATCCGCAAAGGGTTTAAGAAGACCTGACGGTTCATATATAAAATTTGACGAAAATGCAGCAGTTTTGATAAAAGATGATAAACAGCCAAGAGGAACTCGTATTTTTGGACCGGTTGCCAGGGAGTTAAGAGATAAAGATTTTAATAAAATATTATCATTAGCGCCTGAAGTTCTATAA
- the rpsS gene encoding 30S ribosomal protein S19: MSRSIKKGPFVKESLLNKIVEMNKSGDKKVIKTWSRSSTIFPEMIGHTIAVHDGRKHVPVYVSEDMVGHKLGEFVLTRTFRGHGNTEKTTSVK, translated from the coding sequence GTGAGTAGATCAATAAAAAAGGGACCTTTTGTAAAAGAATCCTTACTCAACAAAATAGTTGAGATGAATAAAAGTGGCGATAAGAAAGTTATAAAGACTTGGTCTAGAAGTTCAACTATTTTCCCAGAAATGATAGGTCATACTATAGCTGTTCATGATGGAAGAAAGCATGTTCCAGTTTATGTAAGTGAAGATATGGTAGGACACAAGCTAGGAGAATTTGTTCTTACAAGAACATTCAGAGGTCACGGAAATACAGAAAAGACAACATCAGTTAAGTAG
- the rpsQ gene encoding 30S ribosomal protein S17 codes for MERGNRKTRIGRVVSDKMDKTIVVAVETKVRHPLYGKTVNKTTKFKAHDEQNEAKVNDRVLIMETRPLSKDKRWRLVEIVEKAK; via the coding sequence TTGGAAAGAGGAAACAGGAAGACAAGAATTGGAAGAGTTGTATCCGATAAAATGGATAAGACAATAGTTGTTGCAGTAGAAACAAAAGTTCGTCATCCTTTATACGGTAAGACTGTAAATAAAACAACTAAATTTAAAGCTCATGATGAGCAAAATGAAGCTAAAGTTAATGATAGAGTATTAATAATGGAAACAAGACCATTATCTAAAGATAAAAGATGGAGACTTGTAGAAATAGTTGAAAAGGCTAAATAA
- the rplD gene encoding 50S ribosomal protein L4, with protein sequence MPTVEVFNKEGKKVEDIELSEKVFGAKISESAVHQVVVALLANKRQGTQSAKTRTEVSGGGIKPWRQKGTGRARQGSIRAPQWIHGGVVFAPKPRDYRISIPKSMRRTAMMSALTSKVNDKEMIVLDELKMDTPKTKEIVKMLNAFEAKKALIVVAESDKNVYKSVRNIQGAAIIPANNLNVYDILKYDKFIVTKEAVSKIEEVYA encoded by the coding sequence ATGCCTACAGTAGAAGTATTCAATAAAGAAGGTAAAAAAGTTGAAGACATCGAATTGTCTGAAAAAGTTTTTGGAGCTAAAATTAGCGAAAGTGCAGTTCATCAGGTAGTAGTTGCACTACTTGCAAATAAAAGACAAGGAACACAAAGTGCTAAGACTAGAACAGAAGTTTCTGGAGGTGGAATAAAACCTTGGAGACAAAAAGGAACTGGTAGAGCAAGACAAGGTTCAATAAGAGCACCACAATGGATTCATGGTGGAGTTGTATTTGCACCAAAGCCTAGAGATTATAGGATTTCAATCCCAAAATCCATGAGAAGAACAGCTATGATGTCAGCTCTTACAAGTAAAGTTAACGATAAAGAAATGATCGTTCTTGATGAATTAAAAATGGATACACCAAAAACTAAAGAAATAGTTAAGATGCTTAATGCTTTTGAAGCAAAGAAAGCACTTATAGTTGTTGCTGAATCTGATAAAAATGTATATAAATCAGTAAGAAATATACAAGGAGCAGCAATAATACCAGCTAATAACTTAAATGTCTATGACATATTGAAATATGATAAGTTCATAGTAACTAAGGAAGCTGTATCAAAGATTGAGGAGGTGTATGCATAA
- the fusA gene encoding elongation factor G has translation MARKYPLEKFRNIGIMAHIDAGKTTTTERILFYTGKTHKIGEVHEGAATMDWMVQEQERGITITSAATTCYWKEHEINIIDTPGHVDFTVEVERSLRVLDGAVAVFDAKGGVEPQSETVWRQAEKYNVPRMAYINKMDILGADFFRSVQMMRDRLNANAVPIQIPIGKEDNFLGLIDLIRNEAIVYTDDLGTTMEEQAIPDDMKELAEKYRSEMIEAIVELDEDLMNKYLEGEEISVEEINTALRKGVIANEIVPVTCGSSYKNKGVQQMLDAVVEYLPSPLDIPPVKGVDMEGNDAERKADDSEPLAALAFKIATDPFVGRLAFTRVYSGVMKSGSYVLNSTKGKKERIGRLVKMHSNHRQEVEELEAGELGAIVGLKSTTTGDTLCNDDDNAIILEKMEFPDPVIEVAIEPKTKAGQEKMGIALAKLAEEDPTFKTFTNQETGQTIIAGMGELHLEIIVDRLQREFKVECNVGKPQVAYKETIRKAVKAEGKFVRQSGGRGQYGHAVIEMSPTDGEYEFENAIVGGAIPKEYIQPIDNGIQEACLSGILAGYPTVNFKVKLVDGSYHDVDSSEMAFKIAGSMAFKNAMGKADPVILEPIMRVEVTVPEEYMGDIMGDVNSRRGRIEGMEQRAGAEVIRAFVPLSEMFGYATSLRSRTQGRGVFVMQFDHNEEVPKNIQEKIIGDKQ, from the coding sequence GTGGCTAGAAAATATCCTTTAGAAAAATTTCGTAATATAGGAATAATGGCACACATTGATGCCGGAAAGACTACAACTACAGAGCGTATATTATTTTATACAGGAAAAACGCATAAAATAGGTGAAGTTCATGAAGGCGCAGCTACAATGGACTGGATGGTTCAAGAACAAGAAAGAGGTATAACAATAACTTCAGCAGCAACTACTTGTTACTGGAAAGAACATGAAATCAATATAATTGATACACCAGGACACGTAGATTTTACAGTTGAGGTTGAAAGATCTTTAAGAGTTCTTGATGGAGCAGTTGCTGTATTTGATGCAAAGGGTGGTGTTGAACCACAATCTGAAACCGTATGGAGACAGGCAGAAAAATACAATGTTCCAAGAATGGCTTATATAAATAAGATGGATATCTTAGGAGCTGATTTCTTTAGATCAGTTCAAATGATGAGAGATAGACTTAATGCAAACGCAGTACCTATACAAATACCTATAGGTAAGGAAGATAATTTCCTTGGTCTAATTGATTTAATAAGAAATGAAGCGATAGTTTATACAGATGATTTAGGAACTACTATGGAAGAACAAGCAATTCCTGATGATATGAAAGAATTAGCTGAAAAGTATAGATCTGAAATGATCGAAGCTATTGTTGAATTAGATGAAGATTTAATGAATAAGTATTTAGAGGGAGAAGAAATCTCTGTAGAAGAAATAAATACTGCATTAAGAAAAGGTGTTATTGCAAACGAAATAGTTCCAGTAACATGCGGATCTTCATATAAGAATAAAGGTGTTCAACAAATGCTTGATGCTGTTGTTGAATATTTACCATCTCCATTAGACATACCTCCAGTTAAAGGTGTTGATATGGAAGGAAATGATGCTGAGAGAAAAGCTGATGATAGTGAACCATTAGCTGCATTAGCATTTAAAATAGCAACAGATCCATTTGTTGGTAGACTTGCATTTACAAGAGTTTACTCAGGAGTTATGAAAAGCGGAAGTTACGTTTTAAACTCAACAAAAGGAAAGAAAGAAAGAATAGGAAGACTTGTAAAAATGCACTCTAACCACAGACAAGAAGTTGAAGAGCTTGAGGCTGGAGAATTAGGTGCTATAGTTGGTTTGAAATCAACAACTACAGGAGATACTCTTTGCAATGATGATGATAATGCAATAATTCTTGAAAAGATGGAATTCCCAGATCCAGTTATAGAGGTTGCTATTGAGCCAAAAACTAAAGCTGGTCAAGAAAAAATGGGTATAGCACTTGCTAAACTTGCAGAAGAAGATCCTACTTTCAAAACTTTCACTAACCAAGAAACTGGTCAGACAATTATAGCTGGTATGGGAGAATTACATCTTGAAATAATTGTTGATAGACTTCAAAGAGAGTTTAAGGTTGAATGTAATGTTGGTAAGCCACAAGTTGCTTATAAAGAAACTATAAGAAAAGCAGTTAAGGCAGAAGGTAAGTTCGTAAGACAATCAGGAGGTCGTGGACAATACGGTCACGCTGTTATTGAAATGAGTCCAACAGACGGTGAATACGAATTTGAAAATGCTATAGTTGGTGGAGCTATACCAAAAGAATATATACAACCAATAGATAATGGTATACAGGAAGCATGTTTAAGTGGTATCTTAGCGGGATATCCTACAGTTAATTTTAAAGTTAAATTAGTTGATGGTTCTTATCATGATGTCGATTCTTCTGAAATGGCATTTAAGATTGCTGGATCTATGGCGTTTAAGAATGCTATGGGTAAAGCTGATCCAGTTATATTAGAACCAATAATGAGAGTTGAAGTAACAGTCCCAGAAGAGTACATGGGAGACATTATGGGAGATGTTAATTCAAGAAGAGGAAGAATTGAAGGAATGGAACAAAGAGCAGGAGCAGAAGTTATAAGAGCATTCGTTCCACTTTCAGAAATGTTTGGTTATGCAACTTCACTTAGATCAAGAACTCAAGGTAGAGGAGTATTCGTTATGCAGTTTGATCATAATGAAGAAGTACCTAAAAATATCCAAGAAAAAATAATTGGAGATAAACAATAA
- the tuf gene encoding elongation factor Tu, with protein MAKEKFERTKPHVNIGTIGHVDHGKTTLTAAITTILAKEGKAKAFNYEEIDKAPEEKERGITINTAHVEYETENRHYAHVDCPGHADYVKNMITGAAQMDGAILVVSAADGPMPQTREHILLASRVGVEYIVVFLNKADQVDDAELIDLVEMEVRELLSEYGFPGDDTPIVVGSALKALQNPDDAEAVKPIKDLMAEVDAYIPTPERPTDKAFLMPIEDVFTITGRGTVATGRVETGMLKVGDEVEIVGMKDEITKVVVTGVEMFRKILDSALAGDNIGALLRGVQREDIERGQVLAKPGSITPHNKFVGQVYVLKKEEGGRHTPFFNGYRPQFYFRTTDVTGSIQLPDGVEMVMPGDHIDMTVELITKVAMGDNLRFAIREGGRTVGSGVVTSIIE; from the coding sequence ATGGCAAAGGAAAAATTTGAAAGAACGAAACCACATGTAAACATAGGAACAATAGGACACGTAGATCACGGTAAAACAACATTAACAGCAGCAATTACAACAATATTAGCAAAAGAGGGAAAAGCAAAAGCTTTTAACTATGAAGAGATTGATAAAGCACCAGAAGAAAAAGAAAGAGGAATAACAATCAATACAGCACACGTTGAGTATGAAACAGAAAACAGACACTATGCTCACGTAGACTGTCCAGGACATGCTGACTATGTAAAGAACATGATAACAGGAGCAGCACAAATGGATGGAGCTATCCTAGTAGTAAGTGCAGCAGATGGTCCAATGCCACAAACAAGAGAGCACATACTATTAGCATCAAGAGTTGGTGTTGAATATATAGTAGTATTCTTAAATAAAGCAGACCAAGTAGATGATGCAGAATTAATCGACTTAGTAGAAATGGAAGTAAGAGAATTATTAAGCGAATACGGATTCCCAGGAGACGATACACCAATCGTAGTAGGAAGTGCGTTAAAAGCATTACAAAACCCAGATGATGCAGAAGCAGTAAAACCAATAAAAGACTTAATGGCAGAAGTTGATGCATACATCCCAACACCAGAAAGACCAACAGATAAAGCATTCTTAATGCCAATCGAAGATGTTTTCACAATAACAGGAAGAGGAACAGTTGCAACAGGAAGAGTTGAAACTGGAATGTTAAAGGTTGGAGACGAAGTAGAAATCGTTGGAATGAAAGACGAAATAACAAAAGTAGTAGTAACAGGCGTAGAAATGTTCAGAAAGATACTTGATAGTGCATTAGCAGGAGATAATATCGGAGCATTATTAAGAGGAGTACAAAGAGAAGACATCGAAAGAGGTCAGGTATTAGCAAAACCAGGTTCAATAACTCCACATAATAAGTTCGTAGGTCAAGTATACGTATTAAAGAAAGAAGAAGGCGGAAGACATACACCATTCTTCAACGGATATAGACCACAATTCTACTTCAGAACAACAGACGTAACAGGATCAATCCAATTACCAGATGGAGTAGAAATGGTAATGCCAGGAGACCACATAGATATGACAGTTGAATTAATAACAAAAGTAGCAATGGGAGACAACTTAAGATTCGCAATCAGAGAAGGCGGAAGAACAGTTGGCTCAGGAGTTGTTACTAGCATCATTGAATAG
- the rpsG gene encoding 30S ribosomal protein S7, giving the protein MPRKGHIAKRDVLPDPLYNSKVVTKLINNIMEDGKKGVAQTICYKAFEYLKEKTGKEPMEVFEAAMNNVMPLLEVKARRIGGATYQVPIEVRPERRQTLGIRWILAATAKRGEKYTHLKLAGELLDASNNTGAAVKKREDTHKMAEANKAFAHYRY; this is encoded by the coding sequence GTGCCAAGAAAAGGACATATAGCTAAAAGAGATGTATTACCAGATCCATTATACAACAGTAAGGTTGTTACTAAATTAATAAACAATATAATGGAAGATGGAAAAAAAGGAGTAGCACAAACAATATGCTACAAAGCTTTTGAGTATTTAAAAGAAAAAACTGGCAAAGAACCTATGGAAGTATTTGAAGCTGCAATGAATAATGTAATGCCTTTACTTGAGGTAAAAGCAAGAAGAATTGGAGGAGCTACTTATCAGGTACCAATAGAGGTAAGACCTGAAAGAAGACAGACTCTTGGAATAAGATGGATACTTGCGGCAACAGCTAAAAGAGGAGAGAAATATACTCACTTAAAATTAGCTGGAGAGTTATTAGATGCTTCAAACAACACAGGTGCTGCTGTTAAGAAGAGAGAAGATACTCATAAAATGGCAGAAGCTAATAAAGCATTTGCACACTATAGATATTAA
- the rpsC gene encoding 30S ribosomal protein S3 translates to MGQKVNPHGLRVGVIKEWNAKWYANSKNFSYYLVQDNKIRKFVKSKLSNSGVSKVEIERAAKRVKLNIYTAKPGMVIGKGGQGIEALKKELKAFVEKENILINIVEVKNSDANAQLMAENIAQQLERRISFRRAMKQTIQRAMRTGVKGVKTACAGRLAGAEIARTEQYHEGTIPLQTLRADIDYGFAEADTTYGKIGVKVWVYNGEILPTKKIEKKEEANA, encoded by the coding sequence TTGGGTCAGAAAGTTAATCCGCATGGTCTAAGAGTTGGCGTTATTAAAGAATGGAACGCTAAATGGTATGCAAATAGTAAAAACTTTTCTTATTACCTAGTACAGGATAATAAAATAAGAAAATTTGTAAAAAGTAAACTTTCAAATTCTGGAGTTTCTAAGGTAGAAATAGAAAGAGCTGCAAAGAGAGTTAAACTTAATATATATACTGCTAAGCCTGGTATGGTTATAGGTAAAGGCGGTCAAGGAATTGAAGCTTTAAAGAAAGAATTAAAAGCTTTTGTTGAAAAAGAAAATATTCTTATAAACATAGTAGAAGTTAAAAATAGTGATGCAAATGCACAGCTTATGGCTGAAAACATAGCACAACAACTTGAAAGAAGAATATCTTTCAGAAGAGCTATGAAACAAACAATACAAAGAGCTATGAGAACTGGAGTTAAAGGAGTTAAGACTGCTTGTGCTGGAAGACTTGCTGGAGCTGAAATAGCAAGAACTGAACAGTATCATGAAGGTACAATTCCACTTCAAACATTAAGAGCTGATATTGATTATGGATTTGCAGAAGCCGATACTACTTATGGAAAAATAGGTGTAAAAGTATGGGTTTATAATGGTGAAATTCTTCCTACTAAGAAAATAGAAAAAAAGGAAGAAGCTAACGCATAA
- the rplB gene encoding 50S ribosomal protein L2, translating to MAVRGFKPTSPARRQMTVPTFEEITTDVPEKSLLVSLNNKAGRNNNGKITVRHRGGGNRNKYRLIDFKRNKDGVPAKVATIEYDPNRSAYIALVVYADGEKRYIIAPTKLSVGDTVVSGPDADIKVGNALPIKNIPVGTVIHNVELAAGKGAQLVRAAGSSAQLMAKEGNYAQLRLPSGEMRYVRIECRATIGTVSNLTHDIVNIGKAGRKRHMGIRPTVRGSVMNPNDHPHGGGEGKSPVGRPGPVTPWGKPALGYKTRKHKKYSDKLIVKRRNDK from the coding sequence ATGGCAGTTAGAGGATTTAAGCCTACTTCTCCTGCAAGAAGACAAATGACAGTACCTACATTTGAAGAAATAACTACTGATGTACCGGAAAAATCACTGTTAGTTTCTTTAAACAATAAAGCAGGAAGAAATAATAATGGTAAAATAACAGTTCGTCATAGAGGTGGCGGAAATAGAAATAAGTATAGATTAATAGATTTCAAGAGAAATAAAGATGGAGTTCCAGCTAAAGTTGCTACAATAGAGTATGATCCAAATAGATCAGCTTATATAGCTTTAGTAGTATATGCTGACGGAGAAAAGAGATACATAATTGCTCCTACTAAATTATCGGTTGGGGATACTGTTGTATCAGGTCCAGATGCAGATATAAAGGTTGGTAATGCACTTCCAATAAAAAATATACCTGTTGGTACAGTAATTCACAATGTAGAATTAGCAGCAGGAAAAGGTGCACAATTAGTAAGAGCAGCTGGTTCATCAGCACAGCTTATGGCTAAAGAAGGAAATTATGCACAGTTAAGACTTCCAAGTGGAGAAATGAGATATGTTAGAATTGAGTGTAGAGCTACAATTGGAACTGTATCAAATTTAACACATGACATCGTAAATATAGGTAAAGCTGGAAGAAAGAGACATATGGGAATAAGACCTACAGTAAGAGGTTCTGTCATGAACCCTAATGACCATCCACATGGTGGTGGAGAAGGTAAATCACCAGTTGGTCGTCCAGGTCCAGTTACACCATGGGGTAAACCAGCATTGGGTTACAAGACTAGAAAACACAAAAAGTATTCTGACAAACTTATTGTTAAGAGAAGAAATGATAAGTAG
- the rpmC gene encoding 50S ribosomal protein L29 has protein sequence MKAKELREKTPEELNVQLSDLKTELFTLRFQLATGQLENPMRIKEVKKTIAQIKTILREEELKACED, from the coding sequence ATGAAGGCTAAAGAACTAAGAGAAAAAACACCTGAAGAATTAAACGTACAATTAAGTGATTTAAAGACAGAATTATTTACTTTAAGATTTCAATTGGCTACTGGTCAATTAGAAAATCCTATGAGAATTAAAGAAGTTAAGAAAACAATAGCCCAAATTAAAACCATCCTTAGAGAAGAAGAATTAAAGGCTTGTGAGGATTAA
- the rpsL gene encoding 30S ribosomal protein S12, whose product MPTISQLVRKGRKTLASKSTAPALKECPQKRGVCTVVKTTTPKKPNSALRKIARVRLTNGYEVTAYIPGVGHNLQEHSVVLIRGGRVKDLPGVRYHIVRGTLDAAGVADRKQARSKYGAKKPKQK is encoded by the coding sequence ATGCCAACAATAAGTCAATTAGTAAGAAAAGGCAGAAAGACATTAGCATCAAAGTCAACTGCACCAGCATTAAAAGAATGTCCTCAAAAGAGAGGAGTATGTACAGTCGTAAAGACAACAACTCCTAAAAAACCTAACTCAGCCTTAAGAAAAATTGCCAGAGTTAGATTAACAAACGGATATGAAGTAACTGCTTATATCCCAGGAGTAGGTCATAACCTTCAAGAACATAGTGTTGTCCTCATAAGAGGAGGAAGAGTTAAGGATTTACCAGGTGTTAGATACCACATAGTAAGAGGAACTTTGGATGCAGCAGGTGTTGCTGATAGAAAACAAGCTAGGTCTAAATACGGTGCTAAAAAGCCAAAACAAAAATAG
- the rplX gene encoding 50S ribosomal protein L24 translates to MASKIHVRKQDSVVVVSGKDRGKIGEVLAVDPKKGTVLIKDVNVVVKHQKPNKENMQGGLINREAPINSSKVMLYCTKCKTATRISKKVLDDGTKVRVCKKCGETF, encoded by the coding sequence ATGGCAAGTAAGATTCATGTTAGAAAACAAGATTCAGTTGTTGTTGTATCTGGTAAAGATAGAGGAAAAATTGGAGAAGTATTAGCAGTTGATCCTAAAAAAGGAACTGTTTTGATTAAAGATGTTAATGTAGTTGTTAAACATCAAAAACCAAACAAAGAGAATATGCAAGGTGGATTAATCAATAGAGAAGCTCCAATAAATAGTTCAAAAGTAATGTTATACTGCACAAAATGCAAGACTGCTACAAGAATCAGTAAAAAAGTACTTGATGACGGAACAAAAGTTAGAGTATGCAAAAAGTGTGGAGAAACATTTTAA
- the rpsJ gene encoding 30S ribosomal protein S10: MAKQKIRIRLKAFDHTILDQSAEKIVETAKTTGAKVAGPVPLPTEKDVVTILRSPHKYKDSREQFEIRTHKRLIDIISPSPKTVDALMRLDLPAGVDIEIKL, encoded by the coding sequence TTGGCAAAGCAAAAAATAAGAATAAGATTAAAGGCTTTTGATCATACAATATTAGATCAATCAGCTGAGAAAATTGTTGAAACTGCAAAAACAACAGGAGCTAAAGTAGCAGGTCCAGTACCTCTACCAACAGAAAAGGATGTTGTAACAATACTTAGATCCCCACATAAATATAAGGATTCTAGAGAGCAGTTTGAAATCAGAACTCATAAAAGACTTATCGATATAATAAGTCCATCACCAAAAACTGTTGATGCATTAATGAGATTAGATTTACCAGCTGGTGTTGATATCGAAATAAAACTTTAA
- the rplP gene encoding 50S ribosomal protein L16, with the protein MLMPKRVKHRKVQRGRMKGKATRGNFIAYGDFAIQATECAWITSNQIEAARIAINRYVKRGGKLWIKIFPDKPVTQKPAETRMGSGKGSPEYWVAVVKPGRVLFEMSDVTEEQAREAFRLASHKLPIKTKFVTRKDFEEMGGESNEG; encoded by the coding sequence ATGTTAATGCCTAAGAGAGTTAAGCATCGTAAGGTTCAGCGTGGCAGAATGAAAGGTAAGGCTACAAGAGGTAACTTTATCGCATATGGTGATTTCGCAATTCAAGCTACAGAATGTGCTTGGATAACAAGTAATCAAATTGAAGCTGCCAGAATAGCTATAAATAGATATGTTAAAAGAGGAGGAAAGCTTTGGATAAAGATTTTCCCTGATAAACCAGTAACTCAAAAGCCAGCTGAAACTCGTATGGGATCTGGTAAAGGTTCACCAGAATACTGGGTAGCAGTAGTTAAACCAGGAAGAGTACTGTTTGAAATGTCTGACGTTACCGAAGAGCAAGCAAGAGAAGCATTTAGACTTGCATCACATAAACTTCCTATAAAAACTAAGTTCGTAACTAGGAAGGACTTTGAAGAAATGGGTGGTGAATCAAATGAAGGCTAA
- the rplV gene encoding 50S ribosomal protein L22, with translation MEAKAIAKYVRMSPMKVKIVLDLIRGKNVNEAFAILQYTPKDAAVVINKVLKSAVANAENNFNLDGNKLYVSEAYAGQGPTLKRFQPHAQGRAFAIKKRSSHITVIVKERD, from the coding sequence ATGGAGGCTAAAGCTATAGCTAAATACGTTAGAATGTCCCCAATGAAAGTTAAAATCGTTCTTGATTTAATAAGAGGAAAAAATGTTAATGAAGCTTTTGCAATATTACAATATACACCAAAAGATGCTGCAGTTGTTATTAATAAAGTATTAAAATCTGCAGTAGCAAATGCTGAAAACAATTTTAATTTAGATGGAAACAAATTATATGTTTCTGAAGCTTATGCAGGTCAAGGACCTACCTTGAAAAGATTTCAACCTCATGCACAGGGTAGAGCATTCGCTATAAAGAAAAGATCAAGTCACATAACAGTGATTGTTAAAGAAAGAGATTAA
- the rplC gene encoding 50S ribosomal protein L3, with protein sequence MKKGILGKKLGMTQIFNEEGKVVPVTVIEAGPCVVVQKKTSEKEGYDAIQVGFGAIREKLVNKPLKGHFAKANVELKRFVKEFRLEDTSSYEVGAEIKADIFAAGEKVDVSGVSKGKGFQGTIRRWGAHRGPMSHGSKFHRAVGSMGASSDPSRTFKSKKMPGHMGHVNTTVLNVEIAKVIPEKNLILIKGGVPGPNKSFVVIKNSVKA encoded by the coding sequence ATGAAAAAAGGTATACTAGGAAAAAAGCTTGGTATGACACAAATATTTAATGAAGAAGGAAAAGTTGTTCCTGTAACAGTTATAGAAGCAGGTCCATGTGTAGTAGTTCAAAAGAAAACTTCTGAAAAAGAAGGATATGATGCTATACAAGTTGGATTTGGAGCTATAAGGGAAAAACTTGTTAATAAGCCTTTAAAAGGGCATTTTGCAAAGGCAAATGTTGAACTAAAAAGATTCGTAAAAGAATTCAGATTAGAAGATACAAGTAGCTATGAAGTTGGTGCTGAAATAAAGGCTGATATATTTGCAGCAGGAGAAAAAGTTGACGTATCAGGAGTTTCTAAGGGTAAGGGATTCCAAGGTACAATAAGAAGATGGGGAGCACATAGAGGACCTATGTCTCACGGATCAAAATTCCATAGAGCAGTTGGTTCAATGGGAGCATCATCAGATCCATCAAGAACTTTCAAAAGTAAGAAAATGCCAGGACATATGGGTCATGTAAATACAACAGTATTAAATGTTGAAATTGCAAAAGTTATTCCTGAAAAGAACCTTATATTAATAAAGGGCGGAGTTCCTGGACCAAACAAATCTTTTGTAGTTATAAAAAATTCAGTTAAAGCTTAG